One genomic region from Thermovenabulum gondwanense encodes:
- the carB gene encoding carbamoyl-phosphate synthase large subunit — protein MPKDQNLKKVLIIGSGPIIIGQAAEFDYSGTQGCLALKEEGIKVILLNSNPATIMTDPKVADKVYMEPINIDFAEKIIQIEKPDGILPTLGGQAGLNLAAELYERGILKRQGVRLLGTPITAIKKAEDRKLFKNLMIKIGEPVPESAIVKNENEALEFAKKHGFPLVIRPAYTLGGTGGGIAFNEKELIEITKLGLLYSRIKQVLIEKSLLGMKEIEYEVIRDKKGQCITVCNMENIDPVGVHTGDSIVVAPSLTLSDKEYHMLRKAAIKIINALKVEGGCNIQFALDSKSGKYYVIEVNPRVSRSSALASKATGYPIAKIAAKIALGYTLDELKNPITEKTAFFEPALDYVVVKLPRFPFDKFEDADRTLNTQMKATGEVMAIGRTFEYALMKAIRSLEQGYLGLIISDFSNICDDELLKLICIPTDKRIFAIAEGLRRGLTPELISEKSKIDRFFIEKINNIVIAEKQLIENPTEETINKAKMMGFPDKLISEIINKNEEEVKQKTKIRISYKMVDTCAGEFKAFTPYYYSSIGEDNEAHPLEGKKVVVIGSGPIRIGQGIEFDYCSVHAINGAKKEGYKAIIINNNPETVSTDFTIADRLYFEPLYVEDVLSVIENEKPDGVLLQFGGQTAINLAEKLARKNVKIFGTPVESIDIAEDREKFDNLLEKLDIKRPPGVAVKSKQEAVFAASKIGFPVLIRPSYVLGGRAMEIIYSIEELEEYLTKATKVSEEKSILIDKYISGKEVEVDAISDGKEVLIPGIMEHIERAGIHSGDSIAICPPRDLKKETIEKIINYTEKISIALKVRGLINIQFVVDKDEVYVIEVNPRSSRTVPFLSKITNIPLAEIAARIALGKNLKELGLKGGLYKQDGIFAVKMPVFSFSKLKKVEPSLGPEMKSTGEVIGIDKNLEKALYKAFLATGVKISGQGTILATIADKDKKDAINLLKKFHELGFSIIATEGTAKALEKAKIPAEKVKKVNEQEPNILDCIREGKVQLVINTLTKGKAPERDGFKIRRAATETGILCITSMDTAKALYKVLQSITLKPVSIDCSGGLK, from the coding sequence ATGCCTAAGGATCAAAATTTAAAAAAGGTATTGATTATCGGTTCGGGGCCAATAATAATCGGACAGGCTGCTGAATTCGACTACTCTGGCACCCAAGGATGTCTTGCATTAAAGGAAGAAGGTATAAAAGTAATACTTTTAAACAGCAATCCCGCTACAATTATGACCGACCCTAAGGTAGCGGATAAGGTATACATGGAACCAATTAATATAGATTTCGCAGAAAAAATTATACAAATAGAAAAACCCGACGGAATTCTGCCCACCCTCGGTGGGCAAGCAGGATTGAATCTTGCTGCAGAACTTTACGAAAGAGGAATTCTTAAAAGGCAAGGTGTAAGATTACTCGGTACCCCGATTACTGCAATTAAAAAAGCGGAAGACAGAAAGCTTTTTAAAAATTTAATGATAAAAATTGGTGAACCAGTACCGGAAAGTGCGATAGTAAAAAACGAAAACGAAGCATTAGAATTTGCAAAAAAGCATGGTTTTCCTCTTGTAATAAGACCTGCTTATACCTTGGGAGGTACAGGTGGAGGAATTGCATTTAATGAAAAAGAACTAATAGAAATTACAAAGTTAGGACTTCTATATAGCAGGATAAAACAGGTTTTGATTGAAAAAAGCTTACTCGGTATGAAAGAAATAGAATACGAAGTAATCAGGGACAAAAAAGGTCAATGTATAACAGTATGTAACATGGAAAATATTGACCCGGTTGGGGTTCATACTGGAGACAGCATAGTAGTTGCACCAAGTCTTACACTTAGTGACAAAGAATATCATATGTTAAGAAAAGCCGCAATAAAAATTATAAATGCTCTTAAAGTAGAGGGAGGATGTAACATTCAATTTGCCCTCGACAGTAAAAGCGGTAAATATTATGTAATAGAGGTTAATCCAAGAGTATCAAGATCCAGTGCTCTCGCATCAAAAGCCACAGGTTATCCAATCGCAAAAATAGCTGCAAAAATTGCCCTGGGTTATACCCTTGATGAGCTGAAAAATCCGATTACCGAAAAAACAGCCTTTTTTGAGCCGGCTTTAGATTATGTTGTAGTAAAATTACCTCGTTTCCCCTTTGATAAATTTGAGGATGCGGATAGGACTTTAAATACCCAGATGAAGGCTACAGGTGAAGTAATGGCAATAGGCAGAACCTTTGAATATGCGTTAATGAAGGCAATTAGGTCTTTAGAACAGGGCTATTTAGGACTAATAATATCAGATTTCAGTAATATTTGCGATGATGAACTTTTAAAATTAATTTGTATTCCAACGGATAAAAGAATTTTCGCAATAGCTGAAGGCCTTAGAAGAGGACTAACCCCTGAATTAATTTCAGAGAAAAGTAAAATAGATCGCTTTTTTATAGAAAAAATAAACAACATCGTAATTGCGGAAAAACAACTCATAGAAAATCCCACCGAAGAAACAATTAATAAAGCAAAAATGATGGGCTTCCCCGATAAATTAATATCGGAAATAATAAACAAAAATGAGGAAGAAGTAAAACAAAAAACTAAAATCCGTATCTCTTATAAAATGGTAGATACCTGTGCAGGAGAATTTAAAGCCTTCACTCCCTATTATTATTCGAGTATTGGTGAAGATAATGAAGCTCATCCATTAGAGGGAAAAAAAGTAGTGGTAATAGGTTCCGGTCCTATTAGAATAGGGCAGGGAATAGAATTTGATTACTGCAGTGTTCACGCTATTAACGGAGCAAAAAAAGAAGGATATAAGGCTATAATTATTAATAATAACCCCGAAACGGTAAGTACCGATTTTACAATAGCCGATAGGTTATATTTTGAGCCCCTGTATGTAGAAGATGTACTTTCAGTTATTGAAAACGAAAAACCAGATGGGGTGTTACTGCAATTTGGAGGTCAAACTGCTATAAATTTAGCAGAAAAATTAGCCCGAAAAAATGTAAAAATCTTCGGTACTCCCGTAGAATCAATAGATATTGCCGAGGACAGAGAAAAATTTGATAATTTACTGGAAAAATTAGATATAAAAAGACCTCCCGGTGTCGCAGTGAAAAGTAAACAAGAAGCTGTATTTGCGGCATCAAAAATAGGTTTTCCTGTATTAATAAGGCCCTCCTATGTTCTGGGCGGCAGAGCAATGGAAATTATATATAGCATAGAAGAACTCGAAGAATATCTAACAAAAGCAACAAAAGTGTCGGAGGAAAAATCTATACTAATTGATAAATATATTTCAGGCAAAGAGGTGGAAGTGGACGCAATATCGGATGGAAAAGAAGTATTAATACCCGGAATTATGGAACATATAGAAAGGGCAGGAATTCATTCGGGAGATAGCATTGCCATTTGCCCTCCCAGAGATTTAAAAAAGGAAACCATAGAAAAAATAATTAATTATACTGAAAAAATATCTATAGCTTTAAAGGTTCGAGGTTTAATAAACATTCAATTCGTGGTGGATAAAGATGAAGTTTACGTCATAGAAGTAAATCCCAGATCCAGTAGAACCGTTCCATTTTTAAGTAAAATAACAAATATTCCTTTAGCAGAAATAGCAGCAAGGATTGCATTAGGAAAGAATTTAAAGGAATTGGGTTTAAAAGGAGGTCTATATAAACAGGATGGAATATTCGCGGTAAAGATGCCGGTATTTTCTTTTTCAAAGCTAAAGAAGGTCGAACCTTCCTTAGGTCCCGAGATGAAATCCACCGGTGAGGTTATAGGAATTGATAAAAACCTCGAAAAGGCTTTGTATAAAGCGTTTTTAGCCACAGGTGTGAAAATATCCGGCCAGGGGACTATTTTAGCAACCATTGCCGACAAAGATAAAAAAGACGCAATTAACTTATTAAAAAAATTTCATGAACTGGGCTTTTCGATCATAGCTACGGAAGGAACAGCAAAAGCTCTTGAAAAAGCAAAAATCCCTGCGGAAAAAGTTAAAAAAGTGAATGAACAAGAACCTAACATTTTAGATTGTATAAGGGAAGGGAAGGTACAGTTAGTTATAAATACCCTCACAAAGGGGAAAGCACCCGAAAGGGATGGATTTAAAATAAGAAGGGCTGCTACCGAAACCGGTATACTTTGCATTACTTCAATGGATACTGCAAAAGCTTTATACAAGGTTCTTCAATCAATAACTTTAAAACCTGTAAGCATAGATTGTTCCGGAGGGTTAAAATGA
- the spoVK gene encoding stage V sporulation protein K gives MLEIKNPIYKDCNDILNMVSNGSLSPLDALSLLKEMEIKKNELKRNKEEKVKEVLNELDSLVGLTAVKQLVKELHAFVEIQKRRKKEDLIAEPLVLHMIFKGSPGTGKTTVARLIGKMFKEMEILQKGHLVEVERADLVGEYIGHTAQKTREQIKKAIGGILFIDEAYSLARGGEKDFGKEAIDTLVKAMEDYKDNLIVILAGYKDEMDWFLRTNPGLRSRFPIQIEFPDYTLEELIQIAILMAEKRQYKFTPEAIEKLKYILLDSKKSIYFDKLGNARLVRNLLEKAIRKQALRLINQKKISKEDLILIKPEDILPLEDY, from the coding sequence ATGTTAGAAATAAAAAATCCAATTTATAAAGATTGCAATGATATATTAAATATGGTTTCTAACGGGTCCCTCTCTCCGCTCGATGCACTATCGTTATTAAAGGAAATGGAAATTAAAAAAAACGAATTAAAAAGAAATAAGGAAGAAAAGGTTAAAGAAGTATTAAATGAACTGGATAGTTTGGTAGGGTTGACCGCAGTAAAACAACTGGTTAAAGAATTACATGCTTTCGTGGAAATCCAAAAAAGGCGAAAAAAAGAAGATTTGATTGCTGAACCTTTAGTTCTACACATGATATTCAAAGGTAGTCCCGGTACCGGTAAAACTACCGTAGCAAGACTAATAGGAAAAATGTTTAAAGAAATGGAAATTCTCCAAAAAGGACATCTTGTCGAAGTAGAAAGAGCTGACCTCGTGGGAGAATATATAGGACATACAGCACAAAAAACAAGAGAACAAATCAAAAAAGCTATAGGAGGAATTTTATTTATAGACGAAGCTTACTCTCTTGCAAGAGGAGGAGAAAAAGATTTTGGAAAAGAAGCAATAGATACTCTGGTAAAAGCTATGGAAGATTATAAAGACAATTTAATAGTTATACTTGCAGGTTACAAGGATGAAATGGATTGGTTTTTAAGAACGAATCCCGGCCTTCGATCAAGATTTCCAATCCAAATAGAATTCCCGGATTATACCTTAGAAGAACTAATACAAATTGCAATTTTAATGGCTGAAAAAAGACAATACAAATTTACACCTGAAGCTATTGAAAAATTAAAATATATACTTTTAGACAGCAAAAAATCCATTTACTTTGATAAATTAGGAAACGCAAGACTGGTGAGAAATCTGCTTGAAAAAGCCATCAGAAAACAGGCTTTAAGACTAATCAACCAAAAAAAAATCTCCAAAGAAGATTTAATATTAATAAAACCTGAGGATATTTTACCCTTAGAGGATTATTAA
- a CDS encoding dihydroorotase: MKKLFKNARVIDPFQGIDDIFDLLIEGEKIAAIDVNLTISDADVEDLSGKIITPGLIDMHVHFREPGFEKKEDIKTGMLAAAKGGFTAVACMPNTNPPLDNPYLIKYVIDRAKEYDLIRLYPIGCVTKGRLGQELSEIGKMCEQGAVAFSDDGNPISNGALMRRALQYAKGFDKVIIDHCEDLSLSEGGQINEGYMSFKLGLTGIPSSAEEIMVARDVILAKETNSKIHIAHVSTKGSVEIIRRAKESGINVTCEVTPHHLILTEDMVEEYNTFAKVNPPLRTLEDIEALLEGLRDGTIDCIASDHAPHTKEEKEMEFEYAPFGISGIETSLGIIIDRLVSKGIISYAQMVEKMSLNPAKILNINGGRLKKGDYADITIIDPDLEWVVNNKEFLSKGKNTPFNGYKLKGKAIRTIVRGKEIYREDYYESFVSTGRRFGI; the protein is encoded by the coding sequence ATGAAAAAGCTGTTTAAAAATGCAAGGGTTATAGACCCATTTCAAGGAATTGATGATATTTTTGATCTATTAATCGAGGGTGAAAAAATAGCAGCTATAGACGTAAATTTAACGATATCCGATGCAGATGTGGAAGATCTTTCCGGAAAAATAATTACCCCTGGGTTGATAGATATGCATGTACATTTTCGGGAACCCGGTTTTGAAAAAAAAGAAGATATTAAAACGGGGATGCTTGCTGCTGCAAAAGGTGGTTTTACCGCCGTAGCCTGTATGCCCAACACAAATCCTCCATTAGATAATCCCTATTTGATTAAGTATGTGATTGATAGAGCCAAAGAATATGACCTAATAAGGTTATATCCTATAGGATGTGTTACTAAAGGAAGATTGGGACAGGAACTTTCTGAAATTGGAAAGATGTGTGAACAAGGAGCTGTAGCATTTTCGGATGATGGTAATCCAATTTCGAATGGTGCATTAATGAGAAGAGCCCTTCAATACGCAAAAGGGTTTGATAAAGTAATAATAGATCACTGTGAGGATTTAAGTCTATCCGAAGGCGGTCAGATAAATGAGGGCTATATGAGCTTTAAATTGGGTCTAACAGGAATTCCGTCATCGGCCGAAGAGATAATGGTCGCAAGGGATGTAATCCTTGCAAAGGAAACCAATTCTAAAATTCATATTGCTCATGTAAGTACAAAAGGATCGGTAGAAATCATAAGAAGAGCCAAGGAATCTGGAATTAATGTAACCTGTGAGGTAACCCCCCATCATCTAATATTAACAGAAGATATGGTAGAAGAATACAATACCTTTGCAAAGGTAAACCCGCCTTTAAGAACCTTGGAGGATATAGAAGCTCTGTTAGAGGGATTAAGGGATGGAACAATAGATTGTATTGCCTCAGACCACGCCCCCCATACTAAGGAAGAAAAAGAAATGGAATTCGAATATGCTCCTTTTGGAATATCTGGTATAGAAACATCCTTAGGAATAATTATTGACAGATTGGTATCAAAAGGGATTATATCTTATGCTCAAATGGTAGAAAAAATGTCCCTGAACCCTGCAAAAATATTGAACATTAATGGAGGCAGGTTAAAAAAGGGAGATTATGCTGATATTACAATTATTGACCCGGATTTGGAATGGGTAGTCAATAATAAAGAATTTTTATCCAAAGGTAAAAATACACCCTTTAATGGTTATAAACTAAAGGGTAAAGCAATCAGGACTATTGTAAGAGGTAAAGAAATTTATAGGGAGGACTATTATGAAAGCTTTGTTAGCACTGGAAGACGGTTCGGTATATGA
- a CDS encoding dihydroorotate dehydrogenase electron transfer subunit, whose translation MKINEKGIILENKKISNNIHLLKIHAPKISIFSHPGQFAMLKINDNTPFLRRPFSFAWTNKEKGEINFCIKVVGEGTKYLSRKKPKEVLDITGPLGNGFPMVKDFLEFKSIVILGGGMGAAPLVFLAKYCKDLKIEKIAFLGAKTKDEIILSDVFEETGFKVNISTDDGSKGVKSSVLESLVSKLDSIKKPFILYACGPKNMLKGLKKLNLKDCKIYASLEEKMACGIGACLGCAVKTSEGSYKRVCRDGPVFNINDIDFEEG comes from the coding sequence ATGAAGATAAATGAGAAGGGAATAATTTTAGAAAACAAAAAAATTAGCAATAATATACATTTATTAAAAATACATGCACCCAAAATATCCATATTTTCACATCCCGGTCAGTTTGCCATGCTAAAAATAAATGATAATACACCCTTTTTAAGAAGACCTTTTAGCTTTGCCTGGACGAATAAAGAAAAAGGGGAAATAAATTTTTGTATAAAAGTAGTTGGAGAAGGGACAAAATACTTATCCAGGAAAAAGCCAAAAGAAGTATTAGACATCACTGGTCCCTTAGGAAATGGCTTTCCAATGGTAAAAGATTTTTTAGAATTTAAAAGCATCGTTATATTAGGTGGAGGTATGGGAGCGGCTCCCTTAGTCTTCTTGGCAAAATACTGTAAGGATTTGAAAATAGAAAAAATTGCATTTTTAGGAGCAAAAACAAAAGATGAAATTATTTTGAGTGATGTTTTTGAAGAAACAGGCTTCAAGGTAAATATTTCCACTGATGACGGCAGTAAAGGTGTTAAATCGAGTGTTTTGGAATCGTTAGTTTCTAAACTTGATAGCATAAAAAAGCCTTTCATTTTATATGCTTGTGGGCCTAAAAATATGCTAAAAGGCTTAAAAAAGTTAAATTTAAAAGATTGCAAAATTTACGCGTCCTTAGAAGAAAAGATGGCCTGTGGAATAGGAGCCTGTTTGGGGTGTGCCGTGAAAACATCCGAGGGGAGTTATAAAAGGGTCTGTAGAGATGGTCCGGTATTTAATATCAACGATATTGATTTTGAGGAGGGTTAA
- a CDS encoding aspartate carbamoyltransferase catalytic subunit: MMFKNYGLLGIEHLEREEIEKILELAFFYKDCIRKNIKKLSALKGKSVVNLFYEPSTRTKNSFELAAKYLGANVINFTTQGSSVQKGETLKDTVSTLTAMGIDAVIIRHNVSGTPMYLKKYINLPVINAGDGMHEHPTQALLDMMTVMEYKGTLKDLKIAIIGDIAHSRVAKSNLIGFSKMGAKVFVAGPSTLVPEAAKKFGAIISYNVKEAVKEADVVMGLRLQLERQKKNLFPSTGEYAKYYGINSTVLNLAKPNVLLLHPGPVNREVELTSEVMDGEKSCIGEQVTNGVAIRMAVLNLLIGGNEYEKAV, from the coding sequence ATTATGTTTAAAAACTACGGGCTGCTGGGTATTGAACATTTAGAAAGAGAAGAAATTGAAAAAATATTGGAACTGGCTTTTTTTTACAAAGACTGCATCAGAAAAAATATTAAAAAATTATCCGCACTTAAAGGAAAATCAGTAGTTAATTTATTCTACGAACCCAGCACCAGAACAAAAAATTCCTTTGAGTTAGCTGCAAAATACCTTGGCGCAAATGTAATAAATTTTACCACTCAGGGAAGCAGCGTACAAAAAGGAGAAACATTAAAAGATACCGTCTCGACTTTAACTGCCATGGGAATTGACGCTGTAATTATAAGACATAATGTTTCAGGTACTCCAATGTATTTAAAAAAATATATAAATCTTCCTGTAATTAATGCAGGAGATGGAATGCACGAACATCCTACCCAGGCTTTACTAGATATGATGACTGTTATGGAATACAAAGGAACTCTTAAGGACTTAAAAATCGCGATAATTGGGGATATCGCTCACAGCAGAGTAGCTAAATCAAATTTAATAGGGTTTTCCAAAATGGGAGCAAAAGTATTTGTAGCAGGTCCTTCTACATTAGTTCCTGAAGCAGCCAAAAAGTTTGGCGCAATAATTAGTTACAATGTAAAGGAAGCCGTAAAAGAAGCAGATGTGGTAATGGGGCTTAGATTACAATTGGAGCGACAAAAAAAGAATTTATTTCCCAGTACCGGTGAATATGCCAAATATTATGGAATCAATTCAACGGTGTTAAATTTAGCTAAACCGAACGTGTTACTGTTACACCCTGGTCCTGTCAATAGAGAAGTTGAACTTACTTCTGAAGTAATGGATGGAGAAAAGTCCTGTATTGGCGAACAGGTTACAAATGGTGTGGCCATTAGAATGGCGGTTTTAAATCTTCTCATAGGAGGTAATGAGTATGAAAAAGCTGTTTAA
- the carA gene encoding glutamine-hydrolyzing carbamoyl-phosphate synthase small subunit, producing MKALLALEDGSVYEGIAVGSSGTKYGELVFTTGMTGYQEILTDPSYAGQIILFTFPLIGNYGTFDEFQESTKIYARGAIAKEINEMSFTDIENLTNYLIKNKTLMITNIDTRAITLKLRNYGVMKAAISSELNKSELIEFVKKAPGLSEENLIKEVTSSEKIIYKPTSQAEIPLRIGVMDFGVKKGIINELLNRGCEVVVFPAFTSYKEILKENLDGLILSNGPGDPKNVQFAIKNIEYLIGKLPIFGICLGHQLLSLALGCETYKLKFGHRGSNHPVIDLKIKKAFITTQNHGFAVSEKGLEKNVKITHINANDKTIEGIECPDYNIFSVQFHPEACPGPNDTNYLFDKFIRLILKEEANA from the coding sequence ATGAAAGCTTTGTTAGCACTGGAAGACGGTTCGGTATATGAAGGGATTGCTGTAGGTTCAAGCGGAACGAAATACGGTGAACTGGTTTTTACAACGGGCATGACGGGATATCAGGAAATTTTAACCGACCCTTCCTATGCTGGTCAAATTATTTTATTTACTTTTCCCCTAATAGGCAATTACGGTACGTTTGATGAATTTCAAGAATCCACAAAAATTTACGCAAGAGGTGCTATAGCAAAAGAAATAAATGAAATGTCCTTTACTGATATTGAAAATTTAACAAATTATTTAATTAAAAATAAGACATTAATGATAACCAATATTGATACAAGGGCAATCACTTTAAAACTTAGAAATTATGGAGTTATGAAGGCAGCTATTTCAAGTGAATTAAATAAATCCGAACTTATCGAATTTGTAAAAAAAGCTCCAGGTTTATCTGAAGAAAATCTTATTAAAGAAGTAACCTCTTCTGAAAAGATAATTTACAAACCTACCTCCCAGGCTGAAATCCCTTTAAGAATAGGTGTTATGGATTTTGGAGTAAAAAAAGGTATTATTAATGAGTTATTAAATAGAGGTTGTGAAGTGGTTGTTTTCCCAGCATTTACTTCTTATAAAGAGATTTTAAAAGAAAATTTAGACGGATTAATTTTGTCTAACGGGCCCGGTGATCCAAAGAATGTTCAATTTGCCATAAAAAATATTGAATACCTTATCGGCAAATTACCCATTTTCGGTATATGTCTTGGACATCAACTCCTGTCCCTTGCTTTAGGCTGTGAAACTTACAAGTTAAAATTCGGCCATCGAGGTTCTAATCATCCCGTAATAGATTTAAAAATCAAAAAAGCTTTTATAACTACTCAAAACCACGGTTTTGCAGTTTCTGAAAAAGGTTTAGAAAAGAATGTTAAAATCACTCACATAAATGCGAATGATAAAACTATAGAGGGTATTGAATGCCCGGATTATAATATTTTTTCAGTACAATTCCATCCAGAAGCTTGTCCTGGTCCAAATGATACAAATTATTTATTTGATAAATTTATCAGATTAATTTTAAAGGAGGAAGCTAATGCCTAA